From Xylanivirga thermophila:
GAATTTGTGCCACTGTAAAAAGAACAGCAGCAGATTTTTGTAAGGATTTCTTAAATGGATTATTGGATAATATGAATATAGAAGCTAATATAAGTACTAGGGAAACGGATCGGGAAATATATATAGAGATTACAGGCGAAGATATGGGAATTTTGATTGGATATAGGGGAGAAACACTAGATGCACTTCAATATTTAGTAAGTTTGGCAGTAAATAAGGAAATCAAGGAATATAAGAGAATAGTATTGGATACAGAGGGTTATAGAAACAAACGGGAAGAAACACTCAAAAGGCTTGCCAAAAAATTAGCCTATAAGGTTCAGAAGAGTAAAAAGGATATAGTACTGGAACCTATGAATCCCTATGAAAGGCGCATAATACATTCGACTTTGCAGAATCATCCATATATAACAACATACAGTCAAGGTGATGAACCGTATAGAAGAGTGGTAATAGCATTAAAATAGGAATGATAAACCCAGTAGCGATACTGGGTTTAAATATATAAAAAAGGTGATAGGATCATGTATGACGATGCTCAGACTATTGTAGCAATAGCCACACCTCCAGGAGAGGGTGGAATAGGCATAGTAAGGATGAGTGGAAATTTGGCCCTGCCCATTATAAAAGAGATTTTTAGGACGGCTTCGGGTAAAAAGTGTATAGATATAAAAAATAGATATTTTTATTATGGACATATAGTGGATAAACGGGGCGAAATAATAGATGAAGTGCTCATGGTATGTATGATGGCCCCAGGTTCCTATACAAGGGAAGATGTGGTGGAGATACACTGTCATGGTGGGATGATACCACTTACCCAAATATTGAGATTAACAATAGATAATGGCGCTCGCCTGGCCCAGCCAGGGGAGTTTACAAAGCGTGCCTTTTTAAATGGCAGGTTGGACCTTGCGCAGGCTGAAGCTGTTATGGATCTCATATCTGCAAAATCTGATCAAGCTGCAAAGGCTTCCTTAAACCAGATGGAAGGAGTATTGTCAAAACGCATTCAGGAGATAAGATCTAACATTTTAGATATATTGGCACATATAGAGGCAAGTATAGATTATCCAGAGGAAGATATTGATGATGTATTGTCCACACAACTAAGGGAAGAATTATCCGAAACAAACAATGATATACAAAACCTTTTAGACGGTGCTAAGTCTGGTAAGCTCATAAGACAAGGTATAAGCACTGTGATAGTAGGGAAACCGAATGTTGGAAAGTCATCCCTTTTGAATGCCATGGTAAGGCAAAACCGGGCGATAGTTACTGATATTCCAGGTACTACTCGGGATATAATAGAAGATTATATAACAATTCGCGGTATCCTTGTAAAATTAATAGATACTGCAGGAATTCGTGAAACAGAAGATGTGGTGGAAAAAATAGGGGTGGAGAGATCCCGTGAGAGTATAGAAATGGCAGACCTTGTTATATTGATGTTTGATGCTTCTGTTCCATTGGAGCAAGGGGATATGGATATACTACGATATGTCAAGGATAAAAATGTGTTGGTACTGGTGAATAAGATAGATAAACCTATAATGATTGATGTGGAGTATATAAAAAAGGCATTGCCAGGGCATACCATAATAGAAACATCCCTCTCTAGTGGTGAAGGTATAGATAAAATAGAGGAATATATATACAATATGGTGTTTTCAGGGCAAATTACTGCCAATGATGAGATTTTTGTAACAAATGTGCGTCACGAGGAATCCTTATTTGATTCTAAAAAGCATATATTAGATGCAATTGATGCAATTGACAAAGGTGTACCCCTTGATCTTGTATCCATAGATATAAGGGAAGCATGGGAAAAATTAGGTTTTATTACCGGGGAAACCATATCTGAAGATTTAATTGATAGAATTTTTTCTAAATTCTGCTTAGGAAAGTAGGAATGTATATGGAGTTTTATGCAGGCGAATATGATGTAGTGGTTATAGGTGCTGGACATGCTGGGTGCGAAGCTGCCCTAGCGGCAGCCAGATTAGGATATAGGGTGGCTGTTTTTGCCATATCTCTAGATTCTGTAGCTATGATGGCTTGTAACCCTTCAATAGGTGGTACTTCCAAGGGCCATTTAGTAAGGGAGATTGATGCATTAGGTGGACAGATGGGTCTTAATATAGATGAAACTTTTATACAGATACGCATGCTAAATACTGGTAAAGGGCCTGCAGTACATTCACTAAGGGCACAAGCGGATAAAAAACGCTATCAGGCAGTTATGAAGCAAACCCTGGAACGTCAGAATAATCTTCATTTGATGCAGGGTGAAGTTGTGGAGATACGTACCAAGGGTGACAGGGTAGATGGGGTGCTTTTAAGCACAGGCCAGTATTATACCTGTCGGACAGTTATAGCGGCTACAGGAGTATATTTAAAATCCCGAATATTCATTGGAGAATTTTCACAAAATAGTGGACCGTCAGGACTATTTCCTGCAAATGGTCTATCACGATCATTGATGGAGTTAGGTTTTAATCTTTTGAGGTTTAAGACAGGAACTCCCGCCAGGGTGAATAAAAACAGCTTGGATTTTTCGAAGATGGCAGAGCAGCCCGGAGATGAGATAATAATCCCCTTTTCATTTACGCATGATACCCTTGAGAGGGAACAGGTGCCATGTTGGCTGACCTACACAAATGAGAATACCCATGAAATAATACGGGAGAATCTCCATAGATCACCTTTATACGGTGGTATGATAGAGGGGGTAGGACCTAGGTATTGCCCTTCAATAGAAGACAAGGTGGTTAGGTTTAAGGACAAGAAGACCCATCAGATATTCATAGAACCAGAAGGGCTTGATACGGATGAGATGTATGTGCAGGGTTTATCGTCGAGTTTACCGGTGGATGTCCAGATGAAATTGTATAAAACTGTACCGGGGCTTGAAAATGTGCAGATAATGAGGCCGGCATATGCAATAGAATATGAT
This genomic window contains:
- the mnmG gene encoding tRNA uridine-5-carboxymethylaminomethyl(34) synthesis enzyme MnmG, translated to MEFYAGEYDVVVIGAGHAGCEAALAAARLGYRVAVFAISLDSVAMMACNPSIGGTSKGHLVREIDALGGQMGLNIDETFIQIRMLNTGKGPAVHSLRAQADKKRYQAVMKQTLERQNNLHLMQGEVVEIRTKGDRVDGVLLSTGQYYTCRTVIAATGVYLKSRIFIGEFSQNSGPSGLFPANGLSRSLMELGFNLLRFKTGTPARVNKNSLDFSKMAEQPGDEIIIPFSFTHDTLEREQVPCWLTYTNENTHEIIRENLHRSPLYGGMIEGVGPRYCPSIEDKVVRFKDKKTHQIFIEPEGLDTDEMYVQGLSSSLPVDVQMKLYKTVPGLENVQIMRPAYAIEYDCIQSTQLKLSLESRHINGLFFAGQINGSSGYEEAAAQGLIAGINAVQYIKGEPPVILHRSEAYAGVLIDDLVTKGTNEPYRMMTSRAEYRLLLRQDNADMRLTEIGHNIGLIDDKRYSTYMKKQENIQKEIDRLKGVVFGPTEEVLNYLDKKGSSLIKSGITAFDLLKRPEIIYRDIEYLDPNVPSLLRQEKEEVQVQIKYEGYIKKQLRQAEQFKKMENRFLPDNIDYANIKGLRIEAQQKLNKIKPHSVGQASRISGVSPADISVLLIYLEKMKRGNVND
- the mnmE gene encoding tRNA uridine-5-carboxymethylaminomethyl(34) synthesis GTPase MnmE — protein: MYDDAQTIVAIATPPGEGGIGIVRMSGNLALPIIKEIFRTASGKKCIDIKNRYFYYGHIVDKRGEIIDEVLMVCMMAPGSYTREDVVEIHCHGGMIPLTQILRLTIDNGARLAQPGEFTKRAFLNGRLDLAQAEAVMDLISAKSDQAAKASLNQMEGVLSKRIQEIRSNILDILAHIEASIDYPEEDIDDVLSTQLREELSETNNDIQNLLDGAKSGKLIRQGISTVIVGKPNVGKSSLLNAMVRQNRAIVTDIPGTTRDIIEDYITIRGILVKLIDTAGIRETEDVVEKIGVERSRESIEMADLVILMFDASVPLEQGDMDILRYVKDKNVLVLVNKIDKPIMIDVEYIKKALPGHTIIETSLSSGEGIDKIEEYIYNMVFSGQITANDEIFVTNVRHEESLFDSKKHILDAIDAIDKGVPLDLVSIDIREAWEKLGFITGETISEDLIDRIFSKFCLGK
- the jag gene encoding RNA-binding cell elongation regulator Jag/EloR, which gives rise to MRSVEATGKSVDEAILMAVAQLGVQRDMLDIEVLEEPTKGVLGIFGRKDARICATVKRTAADFCKDFLNGLLDNMNIEANISTRETDREIYIEITGEDMGILIGYRGETLDALQYLVSLAVNKEIKEYKRIVLDTEGYRNKREETLKRLAKKLAYKVQKSKKDIVLEPMNPYERRIIHSTLQNHPYITTYSQGDEPYRRVVIALK